The window TTACGCCTCAGCGCCTCCCTTGTGGTAGACACAGCTCAATGTTGGAGCACCCACCATTTCGCTTGCCTCGTCGGTTATGGCGCATCGGCGATCTGTCCTTACCTCGCCCTTGAAGGGGTACGCCATTGGTGGCACGCCCCCAGAACGCAGAAGCAAATGGAGTCTGGTACGATTGCAGCCATTTCCATCGAGAAGGCTCAGAATAACTACCGTTACGCCATCGAATCTGGTCTTTTGAAAATCCTCTCTAAAATGGGGATTTCCCTGTTGCCGTCCTACCACGGCGCACAGATTTTTGAAGCCATCGGTCTCGGCATGGAAGTTATCAACACCGCGTTTAAGGGCACAACCTCCCGCGTTGGCGGCATGACCCTCGCAGACTTGGCACAGGAAAGCATTGCGTTCCATAGCCGCGCTTTCCCTGAGTTGTCCTCCACAAAATTAGCCAACTACGGCTTTGTGAACTACCGCAAGGGTGGGGAATATCACATGAATTCCCCCGAAATGACCAAGGCGCTACACAAAGCAGTGGCAGCCTATAACTCCAACGAGGAAGAAGCCTACGACCACTACGATGTCTACCAAAAGTACCAGTCTAATCGTCCGGCAACTGCCCTCCGGGATCTCCTCGATTTTGACAGCGATCGCCCCTCTGTCGATATCAGCGAAGTCGA is drawn from Candidatus Obscuribacterales bacterium and contains these coding sequences:
- a CDS encoding glutamate synthase central domain-containing protein gives rise to the protein MDPLREKLVMSLNMYLGERGNLLDCGAKDAKSLKLESPILNEVELETVRASSLGTATLGTTYAIADGPDGLKQAIAALCDAAESAVQAGAKILVLSDRLVGTVDTNQSFIPPLVAVGAVHHHLIAKGLRLSASLVVDTAQCWSTHHFACLVGYGASAICPYLALEGVRHWWHAPRTQKQMESGTIAAISIEKAQNNYRYAIESGLLKILSKMGISLLPSYHGAQIFEAIGLGMEVINTAFKGTTSRVGGMTLADLAQESIAFHSRAFPELSSTKLANYGFVNYRKGGEYHMNSPEMTKALHKAVAAYNSNEEEAYDHYDVYQKYQSNRPATALRDLLDFDSDRPSVDISEVESVEDIVKRFCTGGMSLGSLSREAHETLAIAMNRLGAKSNSGEGGEDPVRFKILNDVDGSGDSPTLP